Below is a genomic region from Brassica oleracea var. oleracea cultivar TO1000 chromosome C9, BOL, whole genome shotgun sequence.
TGTTTATTTCTATACTATTAGTTTTCAGATTATCACTGTGTTAAAAAAAAAGACTTATGTGAGACTTAATCCCGAAAGCAAAGTCTAATTTGGAAACTAAGGAGACCCAATTGTCCATGAAGGGAATTGCGTATCGAATACAACACACTGTGACAACAAATTTAACATAAAATTATTCCATTCACAGATGTGACATAGTCTGCTTATTATAACACTATTCCGTTCACAAATGTAACATAGTATTCTTATTATATTATTATTTTTGTAATGAAAAACACACACAACAATATACCTGCTCCAACTAAAGACTATTCCAATCACAAATCGTTTTCTCAAATACCCACTGAGATTCTATTTTTATTTGTTTTTATTCTCAGTGAGAAGACCGACGATGACTTCGGTCTTTGCATTTTTTACCAAATAGAAACACTCATAGATAAAATCCTGGAAATATTAGTCAAAAAAATCCTGGAAATATTGATCATTTTCTTACTTTAAGTGGTATCAGTCTGAATTTTAGAGCATAATTATTGGGAATTTTAAGGGTAGAGTTCTTACCGGAATATAAGATCTCGTCTCTTAACTTTTAACTAAAAAGACTAAGAACTAGTTCTTAAATAAAAGTTTTAAAAACCGATTTTTAATTTTTTTAGTTAAAAGTTAAGAGACGGGTTCTTATATTCCGTTAAGAACCCCTCTCTAAGAACCTCCAGTAATAATAGTCTATATGTTTTTTTTTCAATAGTCTATATGTCTCAATAATACCCTATACCTCAAATTAAGCATTTTAGACGCTAACTATTAGATTACTACCATCCACTTAACGCCTACCATCCACTTAACGCCTACCATCTTTTCTACACTAATTAATTAAAATGCACAAGACGAAGACATCAACAACCACCTTTGTATTTTTTTCAGTGATTGTAAGTTGTACCATTTACTTTTAAGGAAAAATGTCAAATTATACTGACTTGTCACCAATAGTAGGATTCATATATATTTCAACAAAAAGGATGGTGCTAAAAGATGCATTAACTTAACTAATAACACAAAATCATGCATAAATTTCAGTAGTGGTGCTACTAAAGTAATAAGAGTAGCTAAGAGCATGATTATGGTGGTGGATGGAGGGTTTTTACGCGTGGATTCCACCATCGTTTTGCAAAAACCGTGTTTCAATATGTCGCCAAATAAGAAACGTTTTACAGGGGTTTGTTGTACTATTTGCGGGCCCCACAGACACGTGGCGGCCCGCGATTGGTTTATTTTTAATTTTTAATTTTTTTTTAAATCAGAAAACAAAAAAGAAAAAGAAAAAAAAATTTAAGAAATCCAAAAACGTTTTTCACCGATAATCATGCCCTGTCTGTGGTGGCTCCAGTGGGATTTTCGAATATAAGTGGGCATTTGATCCTGTTGATCATGGGATGGATGTCAGGAATTGGCTCTTTACGGGCCTTAGGCTTGGGCTTTATGGCCTTCCTCTCAACCCATTACGTCGCAACTACCTTTTAAATGGCAGTGGCTGGTTCGTCTCTCTAGTGCTTAATCCATTACCCGAAGACGCAACTTGCGATCGAAAACCTCAGATAATGGAAGAGAAAGCTCCTCATTGCCTATCCCAATAGATCTCATAATCGATATCTTCTTGAGGCTGCCGTTGAAGTCAATAGCGATATGTACTAATACATACCAAACCATGGACATAAAACATTGCCGGTGATATGTAACCCTAGCACCAGACAAGTCTTGCATTTACCCAAAGTGAAGACGAGGAGACTTGATGTGTGGAGCATGTTTGGAACAGTTCAAAGTATTGTGCATGACACAGTTCAAATCTTATGATCGGATTGATAAACAGTTCAAAGTATTGTGCATGACACGGTTAAGGATGGACGAGATTTTCAAGAGCATAAAGTTCTGACATTAGGAACTCGAAACCCGTCATGGATCGAATGCTCGAGTTGCATACGGCATTATGATTATTCACCACCTGTAGAGATATGCATCAATGGCGTTTTGATTATTTTTGCTGCTATGTTTTTAAATTTTTATTATGAAATCAAATCTAGATGTTTTACTTTTTGTTAATCGCACTTTATAAAACTTCAACGTTCATTCACTTACATTTTTAACAAACAAACAAACTATACTCGGTGCTAGTTTTGGATACTCAAAATAAATCCTGCAGAGTCTTAAATCAAGTAATATTTGCATGGCAATGATTTAGATTATTTTTGGCGGATATACCAATTAGATCTTTTAAAAGAAATATTTCATTCATGACCTAATCCCAAAACGATCGATATATGTATAAACAAATTCTATAAGACAAAAGAAAGGAGTTTTTTTTCTTTTTCTCAACAAAAGAAAAGGAGTTAAACCGCTCTTTTAGTCTTCTTGTCGCATCGCCAACAAAAGGTAATAAACTGAAGAGCACTTCACAAAATAGTTTCACAAGACCCAATAGAGCAACCCGAAGTAGCCGATATTTTCTTCTTTGTATTCTTCGGTTAAGTTTAGACAATACAAATAATAACTATATAAAAATTAAATAAAAATCTTGATAAGTGATAATATATTTTAAGTACGTCCACTCAGGGCAAGATAATATTTTGATAAGGAACCAAACAATTGAATTGGGTTTATTTGACCTAAAATAAAGTTAGGTTATGTCTTTTTTTTTTTGTAACACATATTTTTCCATAAATAAAGAAGGCCTCAGACCCATTGTCGACCCACTAAAGATTAGAAACAAATGAAGCAGAAAGAAAGAGTTTGGCTAATCGATCGGCTTCCACATTGGAAGACCGAGGAACATAAGCAAAAGAGATCTCGACAAACACAAAAGAGAGTTCTTGTATATCTTTGACGATACCAAAAATCTCTTTCACCTGTGCGTCGTTGTTGATAGCTCTGATGAGCGTTGAGTTTTCAGAGAGCATTCGGAGCTTGGAGAGCTCGAGCTTCACTGCATCGATGATACCTGCACGGAGCGCAAGTGCTTCCGCAACAATTGGTTTGATACACTGCGTCGGTTATGTCCCTCTAATTGGTTTGATACATATATGTACCACATCCAAGGATTGTAACTTGTTATATACAATATTATTAAATTAAAGGTACTGCTGTAAGTCAAAACGTACCACTTGCATATAGTATCTTTGACATCAGTTATAGTGCATGTAATAGTAAATTCAAGTCGAGCTTCATTGCATGAAAGAAGAAACAAAAATAAGACAAATAATTAAATTAGTTTCGTGATACACGGTGAATTAACCAAAAGGAATATGCGAAAAGCTTTATTTGCGTAGGACCATCCCATCCACTTTTCATGTGTTTACTTGATGCGAAATCGTGTATGTAGTACGCATGCAATAAACACAAACACGCACACGTATCTTTGATATCACTTTATTAGTGGCTAGTGCATGCATGTTATAGTAATTTCATTCCACTAATTTATTTAATATATGCGTGTATGTGACTATGATAACACTGAGTACAAGTGAGGTAGTTAGGGTTTGATACGTAAAACTCTTCGACTGTCTTTTAGATGTGCAAATTTTATGAATTGAAACTTCTTATAACTTGTGACATTTAAATGTACTATTATGTACGAAGGTGTCAACATCAGTACGTAGTTACGTACTAGTGCGATGACGACTCTGCAACTTTATAATTAGGCCACTCCATATCCAAGTGGAGAGAGTGATTAATGACATAAATAAATAGATAACGAATATTATTATTTCACTACTAAAAATGATTTCAAGAACATCGAACGTTAACTATCTGGCACCCTTATAATTTCTATATATGTAACGCCCCAAATTTCATTGCTCAGCAAACAAAACATTCATTCCACCCTATTTAGGGTTTAAGGTCGGGTTCTCGGGTATAGTTACATGGCATCAAAAGTAGAAGCAGGGAAGCTAGAGTGGAGGATAAGTGTTGACAATGAGACAACAAAGAGACTAGTTCCTAAGTCAGGACCTAGTGAACGGATCTTTATTTGGCTAAAGGGGTTGATAACGAAGACTTGGAGGATTGGGGCAGATGATCCGGCCAAAGTGGTTCACTGTCTGAAAGTAGGACTTGCACTTTCATTAGTCTGTATCTTCTATTACATGAGACCTTTGTATGATGGAGTTGGAGGAAATGCTATGTGGGCTATCATGACCGTTGTTGTCGTCTTTGAGTCCAATGTTGGTATGTAAACCAAACCCTAACTCAATAGTGTTTTTTTGTTGGTCAAAAACTCTATGGTTTTCAACTTTCTTCTATAGTGAGTGGAAACTATGTTGACCTATATGTATATGTATCTCCTCCATGTACAATAGGAGCAACATTCTCCAAATGTGTGAACAGAGTGGTGGCAACTATATTAGCTGGATCACTAGGCATTGCTGTTCATTGGGTTGCAACTCAATCAGGAGAAGCTGAGATTTTTGTGATTGGATCCTCTGTTTTTCTCTTTGGTAATGCTCAAAACCCTAAAAATTAAGGATTTGTCTTTCTTCACTTGCAAGTAACCAAAAAAAAAGAAACGATCTTTATTAAATTTTCTTTTGTGGGTTTGATTCTTGGCAGCTTTTGCAGCTACTTACTCGCGGTTTGTGCCGTCATTCAAATCCAGATTCGACTATGGAGCAATGATCTTTATCCTCACGTTTAGCCTTGTCTCAGTAGGGGGTTACCGAGTAGATAAGCTGGTTGATATGGCTCAGCAAAGAGTGTCAACCATTGCAGTTGGAACATCTATATGCATTATCATTACTATCTTCATATGTCCCATCTGGGCAGGAACTCAGCTTCACCGTCTTGTTCAACATAATTTTATAAAGCTTGCCGACTCGTTAGACGGTAAGGGTATAAGAAAATAAAAAACTTGTCACGCAAGGTTCCCTCATTATTAGCTAATATCCGCGCTGATTATCATTAAAACTGCAGGCTGTGTGGCAGAGTACTTCAAGAAGAGAGACGTCTCGACGAATGAGAATGAATATGAAACTAACACGAAGGTTCAAGGATTCAAATGTGTACTAAACCCTAAGGGAACAGAGGAAGCAATGGTAACTTCACATATTGTTTTTTGGTGATAATGTAAAGTTTTTACCTTACTGATTTGCAGTTACTTATGGCTATTTTTTTGTTAATCTCTTAAGGCGAATCTAGCCAGATGGGAACCTGCACATGGAAGCTTTAACTTCAGGCATCCATGGCAACAATACGTAAAGATAGGGGCTGCTATGCGGAGATGTGCTTATTGCCTTGAGAATCTTAGTATCTGCATGAACTATGAAACGGAGGTAACCCTTTCACATGTGTTATCATAGTTCAGACGCTGTGAAACTAAAACTAGTGTCTTCTGCTTTCAACAGGTACCAGATCAGGTCAAGAAGCATTTTAGAGAAGCCTGTATGAAACTCAGCGCAGCTTCTTCAAAAATCATGAGAGAATTAGCGGATATCTTGAAGAACACTAGAAGATCTTCAAAGATGGATTTTCTAGTGTTTGATATGAACTCAGCAGTACAAGAGCTTCAAGAGACCTTAAAAACTATTCCAATCCAAACCAACAAACCTGAAGAAGAAGAAGAAGTTCCATCTGCTGAGGACAGAACCATACCGATGACCCTACATGAAGTCCTTCCAGTTGCCACTTTGGTTTCCTTGTTAATCGAAAACGCAGCTAGGATTCAAACAACTGTGGAAGCAGTGGATGTACTCGCAAGTCTTGCAGATTTCAAACAAGATTCAAAAAAGAAAACTGGGGACAACAACACTAACCAACCACCACTAAGTTCTTAAATCACTTTCAATTACACTACATGAAGATCTTAAACCAAGTTTTCATGTATATATATATATAAGCCTTTTAGTATATGGTTAAGGCCAAAAAGCAAGTTATAGAACTAAATCTTGATAATGAAATCTAGAGAATCCTTACATTGTCACCATAGAAAAAACAAGATCATAGCTAAAAACATTGTCACCATAGTCTGCTTATGTACATGATAGAATCTATGTTCACTTGCAAACGCAAGACTCAAACGCCTTCACCTTTTCTTGAGGGTTTTAGTGCCGAGGTTCAGAGCCAAATCCTCAACAGGAACCTTGATCACATCGGTTCTAACACCAATGTCAGTAGCATACCTGCTCATACAATACATCCCAGCAGTGACCGTTGCTACACCAACAGGATTGGGAATCAACAACGTGAGAGGCGAAGAGAGGAGCGCAGCCAAAGGAGCGCCGAGAATAGAGCTGGCTTGACCGCTTCTCCCAACACCGTTCTTATCAAGAATGAGCAACCCCGTCTTGCAGTAGAGAGCAAAGTCTTCGCAGTTGTTCTGGAAGACGTCGTAGTTGCCGAACCCGTTCTGGAGAAGGTGCATTGATCTGTGGACGACTGTTTGAAAGGGATCAGATGGAGCGGTTGTGCAAGTGCCACCGCGGACTCTAGTCAGGAACATGGATGAGCTGACACCGTAAGTAAAACGGTAGAGAGAGCCGTTCTTGAGGAAACAGTCGAGGCAAGAGAGGAGTACTCCGCTGTTCGGTTGTTTGAATCCACAGTCAGGGTATGTTGGGCAAGGGGGTTCTGAAGAAGAAGAATCATTATTAACCTCTGAAGAAGCTGTAGAAGAAGAAGAAGCTTTCAAGCTTTGCTCAGGTTTGAAATGAACCACCTTACAACCACCAACAAACACACCTGTTGAAAAATGCCAACCAAAGCAATCAATCAACATAAGCATCACTAAGATTGAAGATCAGTCTCATTCACAACCATAAAGTCACTAACTTTGAAATGTAAACAAA
It encodes:
- the LOC106317752 gene encoding LOW QUALITY PROTEIN: aluminum-activated malate transporter 10 (The sequence of the model RefSeq protein was modified relative to this genomic sequence to represent the inferred CDS: substituted 2 bases at 2 genomic stop codons); translated protein: MASKVEAGKLEWRISVDNETTKRLVPKSGPSERIFIWLKGLITKTWRIGADDPAKVVHCLKVGLALSLVCIFYYMRPLYDGVGGNAMWAIMTVVVVFESNVGATFSKCVNRVVATILAGSLGIAVHWVATQSGEAEIFVIGSSVFLFAFAATYSRFVPSFKSRFDYGAMIFILTFSLVSVGGYRVDKLVDMAQQRVSTIAVGTSICIIITIFICPIWAGTQLHRLVQHNFIKLADSLDGCVAEYFKKRDVSTNENEYETNTKVQGFKCVLNPKGTEEAMVTSHIVFWXXCKANLARWEPAHGSFNFRHPWQQYVKIGAAMRRCAYCLENLSICMNYETEVPDQVKKHFREACMKLSAASSKIMRELADILKNTRRSSKMDFLVFDMNSAVQELQETLKTIPIQTNKPEEEEEVPSAEDRTIPMTLHEVLPVATLVSLLIENAARIQTTVEAVDVLASLADFKQDSKKKTGDNNTNQPPLSS
- the LOC106315798 gene encoding uncharacterized protein LOC106315798, which translates into the protein MNLITNKVDRDELKPGDHIYTYRAVFAYSHHGVFVGGCKVVHFKPEQSLKASSSSTASSEVNNDSSSSEPPCPTYPDCGFKQPNSGVLLSCLDCFLKNGSLYRFTYGVSSSMFLTRVRGGTCTTAPSDPFQTVVHRSMHLLQNGFGNYDVFQNNCEDFALYCKTGLLILDKNGVGRSGQASSILGAPLAALLSSPLTLLIPNPVGVATVTAGMYCMSRYATDIGVRTDVIKVPVEDLALNLGTKTLKKR